The window ATCGGCAAGAACTGCGATCGCTTTGGCAGCACTTTTGCGATCGCTTGTTTCCTTCCGCAACACGGCTAGTGTTGAGGCTGAGGGCAAGTTAATGATTTCGTGTTCTACCAACAGTGGCACCAAATCCTGACTTACTCCCCCCTGGCTTGCTCCCCCCTTAATAAGGGGGGTTGGGGGGGTAGGCAGTGCCGCGAACGGCAAATACTGCAACGCACCATCACTGACGACAAGTAAGCGCTTGTTTCTCAATTGTGTAGCCACAGGTGCGAGGAGCATCTGGCTCAACTTGGTAGCGACTTTGTTGGTATCGAGGGACGAACCTGGACGCCCTTCAACCCCAAGCCCTCTTTGCGTTCCCAGGCGATAGGCTTGGTTTTTCAGTAGCTGATAGAATTCCTTTGCAGCGTTTTCAATTTCCTCGCGTTTGGGCAATTCATAACTACTGATACTGGTTGTAGTGACTGCCCAGAGGTAGCTGCGCTCTTCCCCTAATGAGTATTCCAACAGCATCGTATCGTCATCGAGTACCTGTTGCTGAATTTCTGCCAGTGTCAGCGGTTGGGGTTGAGTCAGTGCCGCATAGCGCGGACTGGTGCGGCGGATTTGTTCTTGGACTTGCCGATACTCTGCCAGAAGTGCTGCTGTTTCTTTTTCTATCGCTTGTACCTGTGCATCGGTATATTGTCCGCTAAATAGCTCGATACGGCGTTTTTCAAGGGCATCGAGTTTTTGCTGCAAGGTGCGTTCTTGTTCCAGCAGCTTTGGCTCGACACCTTGGCGGATATTGGCGTTAGCTTCTGTGAGGAGTTCCAAAAGACTCCGGGCGCGGGCGCGTTCCGAGGCGTGCAGTGCTAGAGCATCGTACCCTTGAGATGGGTCTTTTTTGTGCAGTTGCATCAGCACGTCGATGTAGAATTGGTAATAATTCTGCACGGAGGCAAAGTAGGAAGTACGCAGTTCCTGGCTGGTGACTCTGGTGCGGATGTCCTCAACAATCTTGACCGCTTCTTCGATTTGGGTACGGGCTGCGTTGAGATTACCCCGATCGCGTTGTGTAATCGCAACGTTATAGAGTGTATCGGCTTCTCCCGTGCGATCGCCCAACTCCCGCCACAGTACTAGAGCGCGATCGTAGGTTGAGAGCGCTTTTTCATACTGCCTCAATGCATTGTAGACCTTACCCAGGTTGTGTACAGCATTGGCTTCTCCTCGGCGAAACCCCACCTTCTGGTACCCAATCACTGCCTGTTGAGTGGCTTCCCGTGCTTTATGATAAGCTCCCGATTTCAGATACACTCTACCGCTCATAGCTAAGGCAAGGGCTTCCCGATAGCTATCATGCTGTTGGCGCGACAGTGAGAGGGTTTGGTTAGCGGCATCAAGTGCCTTGGGATAATCATTTAATGATTCATAAGCTTTAACCATAGAGAGGAGTACACTGGCTTGCTGCCAGAAATTGTTATTGTTTCTTGCCAAAGCTAGCGCTTGGTTGTGATAGTCCAGCGACTTCTGATAATCTTTTGCTGCTTGGTAGACACTGCCAATATTGTCAAGAGTTGAAACTTGTCTAGGGCGATCGCCAATGCTTTTAAATATCTCTAACGCTTGGGTGTTTGTATCGATACTGAGTTGATAATCCCCTAATGACTTGTAGACTCCAGCGATGCTGTTGAGCGTGATGGCTTCTCCAGAGCGATCCTTCACCCGACGCTGGATGTCTAGGGCTTGGTTATAGGAATCCAAAGCCTTCTGCGGCTCACCCATAGAATGATAGATATCAGCGATGTTACCCCAGGTAAAAGCCTCTCCTTCGGGAGCGGAAATGGCACGCCACAGCACGAGCGCTTGATTCAAAACGCCGAGGGCATTCTGTATTTCTCCCAATTGATTGTAGACAGAGCCGATACCCAACAGAAGTGACGCTTCTCCATATTGGTTTCCCGCCTTTTGGTAAAGCGATCGCGCTTGGTTATACAATTCCAGCGCTTTAGAATAATCACCAAATCCCGATGAGGCGTAGGTGCCAGCGATACCTGTAAGAATCAGAGCTTGCTGAGAAAGGTTGAAGGTTAAAGCTGTTCCTGATAAATTTCCCTGTGCTGCTTGCCAGAGTTTTAGCGCTTGGTTATAGGAATCCAAAGCCTTCTGATACTCACCCAATGAGTAGTGAAGCGCACCAATTCTGGTGAGGATATCTGCTTGCCCTGAAAAATCCTGCCTTTGCTGTTGGATTTCCAGCGCTTGAGTATAAGCGGCAAGTGCCTTTTGCGATTCGCCCAAGTTGGCGTTGATCCGAGCAATAGCCTGGAGTGTTTGGGCTTGTACAGCGGTATCCTTCTCGGCACGTTGGATTTCCAGTGCTTGCTCATAGGCATCGAGTGCTTTTTGAGCTTCGCCTAAATTAAAGTAAGCATGACCGATGTTGCTTAGCGTCATCGCTTCACTAGCGGGTTTTTTCTCAGCCCGAAACAGCGACTCGGCTTGTTTGAAATATTCGATCGCTTTTTGATTTTCGCCCAAGCTGGAGTAAGCACTGCCGATAGAATCGAGCAGGTTAGCTTCCGCAAAGTTGGTGTTTGCGAGTGATTGCTTGTACGAGTCGAGCAGTTTCTGCTTGTCGTCCGAGTTGGTGCCAGTATTATCCGTAGAGACGCGAGCAATTACCTGCTGAAGGCGGTTTTTCAACTCGCGGCTGACAACTAGCCCCCCATTAAAATAGTCTAGTGCCTTTTGAGGCTCGTTCTGGGCATAGTAAATCGTGCCGATCACCAGAAGAGTCGTAGCTTCAAAACTTTTAGCTATATAGGGAGGAGCTTCATTAACAGCCAATTTCTGCCAGATAGAGAGTGCTTCTTGGTATTTAGCAAGTGCTTGTTGCCGAGATTCTGCTGTTCCTTGCTCCTGTAGTTGCTGTGCTTGCTCGAACAGTTGCTGTGCCTGTGCAAAGGCTTGTTGTTCATCAGTAGTATTGGTATTTGGCGAGGAAGTCGCTGGCTGCTGGGCAATGGAAACGCTTGTTGCCGTCGCCGTTGCCGCTACCGATGACAGCAACATAATGCTGAGCGGTATTCCCAGGAGCAATTTCCTTATACTCCGGCTGCCACCCATTTCTTGAATCACCCAACACCTCTTCTCTTGCAAACGTCAATTGCCATGAACCAGTAGTAATGTATCTCCCCAGCCTCTTACCCTTATGCAGCTACAGTCACTTTGTTTAAACTCTTGCAGCATTCCCGGTGAACCATAAGACTTACCCGGAAGTTAATGACGCCTTGATTCAATTAACGAGGGGACAAGCTCGACACCTATAAAATCGGTTGTAGGGGCGAAGCAAAAGGACGATTCTCTATTAGGTAATTCTCTATATCTTTGTTTCCTTTTGCTTCGCCCTCCCCCAATACTCTCCTAAGGCAGCACATGCCCCGTTTTTCGAGCAATAAAGTCTATCAGCTTTTGATAAGCATCTGGGTCTTTTTGCTCATTAATCACGATGGGAATAGAACTATCGGGCAACCAAAACGAGATCCGGCTAGCAGGGGTGTAACAAAAACTACCAATACGGTTGAGGTCGATTACATAATCATTTCGCTCGTAGCTCAAATGAATCCACGAACTCGAAAGGGAATGAGCAGATACCTGTTGAATGTAGTCCAGAACTTGTTGATAACCCTCTGGATTACTCTGCTGGTTGATGATAATCGGCACAGCACTATTGGGCAACCAGAAGGTTATCTTGCCATTGGGAGCACAGGCAAATGCACTGAGACCATCAAGATCGACAATGTATTCATTGCGCTCGTAATTCACTTTGATCCAGTACGCCACACAACCTCCTCTCTCAAAGGGCGAGTTCTGGCACTACACACGTTTGGGGTCAACTGGGTGTCACAGTAGACATGGGTTGGGATACCTCGGCGGGAGATGGCTCACTTGAGGTAACGCTGGGCGCGATGGGTGCTTCGCCATGGGCGGCGCGTCCAGAAGCTTGGATAAACCCTTGAAACAACGGATGAGGTGCACTCGGACGAGAGCTAAACTCTGGGTGAAATTGAGTGGCAATAAAGAAGGGATGTTGAGGAAGTTCAATCATTTCTACCAGACGACCATCTGGAGATGTGCCGCTAATCGCATAGCCTGTATCCAAAAACAGGTTGCGGTAGGCATTATTAAATTCATAACGGTGCCGATGGCGTTCGTAAATCACCTCTTCTTTGTACAACATGAACGCCAGGGTATTGGGAGTCAGACGGCAAGGATACAACCCTAATCGCATCGTGCCTCCCAAATCTACAACATCCTGTTGTTCCGGCAACAGATTAATCACTGGATTGCTGGCTTGAGGAGCAAATTCGGCACTATTGGCATCCTCTAGTTTGGCAACATTCTGTGCCCATTCGATCACAGCACACTGCATTCCCAAGCATAAGCCCAAGAAAGGAATCTTATTTTCACGGGCGTATTGAATCGCGGCAATCTTACCTTCAACACCCCGACAGCCAAAACCTCCTGGAACCAGAATGCCGTTCACACCTGCGAGGAAGTGCTCTGCACCATAAGCTTCAATGTCTTCTGAGTTCACCCAACGCACGTTGAGTTCACTTCCCATGGCGATCGCGGCGTGACGTAGCGCTTCCACGACGGAGAGATAGGCATCATTGAGCCGGATATACTTCCCAACTAGAGCAATTTCAATCTCGTGGGTGGGACAATATAAGCGCTCAATAATGGTCTGCCATTGGCTTAAGTCGGGTTCGCGCTGTTCTAGTTGCAAAAGTTCCAGCGCTTGATGGGCTAATCCTTCTCGCTCTAAATTGAGTGGTACTTCGTAGATACTGCTGGCATCCTGAGACGTAATCACTGACGCCACAGGGACATCACAAAATTCTGAGAGTTTCTCTTTTAACCCAGGCTGTAAGGGGCGATCGCATCGGCAAACCAACATATCTGGTTGAATACCAATCGAACGCAATTCCTTCACTGAGTGCTGAGTCGGCTTGGTTTTCATCTCACCCGCCGCCGGAATCCAGGGCAACAAAGTCACATGCATATACAGCACATTATTCCGCCCCACATCCTTGCGGAACTGACGAATTGCCTCTAAAAATGGCAGCGATTCAATATCGCCCACCGTCCCGCCAATTTCCGTAATCACCACATCCGGATTTGTATTTTTGGCGACTCGGTGGATGCGTTCTTTAATTTCATTGGTAATGTGGGGGATGACTTGCACGGTACCCCCCATATAATCCCCGCGACGCTCTTTATTAATCACCGCCTGATAAATTGAGCCGGTGGTGACGCTGTTGAGGCGCGACATCAAAGTATCCGTAAACCGTTCATAGTGCCCCAAGTCCAAATCCGTCTCCGCCCCATCTGCCGTCACAAACACCTCCCCGTGCTGGAAAGGACTCATGGTGCCCGGATCGACGTTAATATATGGGTCTAACTTGAGAATTGAGACAGAATAGTCACGAGATTTTAGCAGACGCCCTAAACTAGCCGCGACGATTCCCTTGCCGATGCTAGAGACGACGCCGCCAGTTACAAAGACAAACTTAGTCATAAAATTTTTAAGAACACAGACTTGTAGAGAATACCCCCGTCAATTGTGCCACACTCTTCAAAAGTTGTTGGCTGCTAGGGCAATGCTTAAAGCCCCATCAATGGAACAAACTTACTATATTAGCCCTTCCGGGCTGGAATGGGTAATTTAATCTCTTGCTGGCTAGCTCTGGCTCATAACCCTAAATATGAACTTCTCTCTCATTCTTTTCTCTGCGTGAACTCTGTGTTCTCTGTGGTTAATAAAACAAAACTCTAAATCCCATCAAATCACTATATCAATGGCTAATTTTATTCTGATTATCGATCCCGATCTAGAACGGCGATCGCATTTCGCTCAAACCATAGAACCTCTGTTACCTCCAGTTACAGGACTCATCACCAATTCCTGCACTACAGGAGATTTCTATGCGGGTTGGGCTGCTAGTCCTCATGCTCCCATTAGCTGGGATACTGACCATAATGGAGCTACCATTATTTGGGGAGACGCCATTAAGTCCGTCGAAGCCACCAGAATTGATAGCCGAGAATTGAGAACTCTCTGGAACGATTCTCTTAATACGAGTGTGCCTTGTTTTGATGGCTTTTATGCAGCCGTTGCCTATCGTCCCGATTTCGGTTTGACTGTAGGAGCCGACCTCCTGGGACTGTTCCCCGTATACTACTATACTTACCGCGACATTATCCTCGTCGGCTCAAGTCCAGAACTTTTCCAACACCATCCTCTATTTAAGAAAGCCTTTAATCCGGCTGGACTGGTTGGTATTTTGCTGACGAATGGACTCATTGATGGTCAAACTTTATGGCAAAATGTTCGACGCCTCAATGCGGGACATTCGCTAATCTGGCAACCGTCCGTAGCTCCGACTGAAGTCAAGCAGTATCAAATTCTCAGCTCGGCACCAGATGACTCTTACAAAAATCTTTCCTTCTCCGAGCATTTGAACATTGTAGAGCAAGTCCTCGACCAAGCTCTAAGAAGTCAAATACCCACCGGAGAACGATGTAGTTTGATGCTTTCCGGAGGGCTAGATTCTCGGATGATCGCAGGGTTCCTCCACCGACAAGGTGTGGAAACCGTAGCCTTAACCTTGGGGAAACCTTCTGATATAGAAATGCAGTGTGCGATTCCCGTTGCTCGTACCCTTGGATTAAAACATTACAAAATAGAGATTTCGCGCGATCGCTATCCTCTCTATGCCGATCCATTCATTAAATGGGAGCATTTAGCAAACGGTGGCAACGGACTTATGCGTTGGGGAATTCATCCTCATTTAACCAAGTTGGCTCCAAGAGTAGTATCAGGCTACCTGATAGATCGAATAATAGGAGGCAAATGGACTTACTCACTCCCAACCCAGGCTCTCTCATTCGACACGTATTTTAGTCAGATTAATTTATGGGGCTTTGCCCCTCAATTGCTAGAAACACTTCTACATAAAGATGTGTTTGGCGATTTGGTTCAAGATACCCTAGAGGTTATTCGGAAAATCTACAACAGCTATTCCGACCTTGACTTCAAACGTACTTTGTGCTTTGAACTTTACCATCGGCAACGGTTTCATATTGGTTCAATACCTTGGCAACTGTGTTTTGGAGCATGGCCTGTTCTGCCATTTCTCTCCAAGCAGCTACTAGAAACAACGGCGGCAATACCTGTAGAGTCGCTCATGCAGCGACGAATGCAAAAAGAACTCGTTTGTCAGCGATTTGGGCAACTCGCTGCCCTACCATTAGACCGCAACGACTACAACACAGAACCTCTAAAACCCCGCCAGCGTCGTCCTTCCATCGCTCGCCTCTATCGCTTACAACAACGATTGCAACAACGATGGAGACGGTTAGAGCAAAAACTAGGATACGAGCGACGCTACTACTACCGAATTTACGACATCAATCACCCTGGATGGCAAGCCGTGCGACAACAGGCAGAACCCTACCGTCCCCTAGTCCGGCATCTTTTTGACGAACAGGTTTTTGATTCCCTACTACCCCCTCCCGATGTTCCTGTACAGTTTCGGTATGATGCAATTACCGAAGCCTCTGGAATTAAAGCGTTGTTAGGATTCTTGCTCTGGTCAAAGGAACACCTGTAATGCAGCAAACTCATATCTGGTCAGAAGAAGCGGTTGAAGCCGATGGTTCCATAACTCTCAGCATCACGATTGAGTATCCTAACGAACAACCTCGCTCTCGTTTGTGGTATAAGATTCCTGCTGAGTTCGGTTCTCTGCTGACGGATAGTTCCGATCCGTTTGTAGTAGCGATGATTCTGCCAGCAATGTTTTACGCAGCGCCATTAATCGTTCATGGCAAAGTTTCACCCTCACTCCTCCAAAATTTAGAAGAGTTTCAAGCGGCTTGGGCTTGCTGGCGTCCGAACTTTTACAAACCCATTGAAATCTCTGCCGAAGTCGAGCAAGAAGCGCAAAAGCCTCCTTCAGAAATTGCTATTGCAGCCTTCTCTGGTGGGGTGGATAGTTGTTTTACAGCATTCCGTCATCATGCCAATCCCAGCCGGAGATTTCAGCGCAATTTACAAGCTGGTTTAATGGTTCACGGATTTGATATTCCTTTAGAAGAACAGCAGGCGTTTGACGGAGCAGCACAAAAATCAAGGGCAATTCTCAGTAGCTTGGGACTAAAATTAATCGCGATCGCTACAAATTACCGACAGATTGAACAAAAACTAAGATGGGAGGATGCTTACGGGCCGGCAGTTGCTTCAAGTTTAATGTTGTTCCAGAATACCTATAGTATCGGTCTGATTGCTAGCGCGTTTTCTTATCACAATTTACTTTTGCCTCGCGGTTCAAATCCAGTCACTGACACGCTCCTTTCCAATAAAGCGTTTCAACTTATTCATGATGGCGCTGGCTATACTCGCCTAGAAAAAATTCGAGAAATTGGCAATTGGAAAGAAGCAAGACAAAACTTAAGAGTTTGCTGGCAAGGTAGCCAAAAAGACCGCAATTGTGGGCAATGCGAGAAATGTATTCGGACAATTCTAGGCTTTCGAGTTTTGGGTCTGGGGTTACCGGCTTGTTTTGAGCAAGATGTAACCGATAGCCAAATTTCAGGAATCCAGGGATTATCCGAAATTCAGAGGTATGACCTCGAGCTTATCTTAAAAGCTGCAAAAGATTCGATTTCTGATTCCTGGGTAACCGCACTGAAAACATGCATCGTTGGCAACCGATCTGGAGGTATAAAACCCGATAAATGGGCGATTCTGAAACAAAGGTTACCGCCATCGCTGCTCAAGCCGTTAGGGACGTTGCGATCGCGCCTATTCTCTAAATAAGTTAAAAGTACTTGCCACGGATTGACAGTGGTGCTACTTGTGAAAGGAGACAAAGCTTAATCATGCATCAGGCGAATCGCACCAGTCAAACCAGTGCGAGCGCTACTTTCGCTTGCCATTCATCAGGGGGTACCAACTTATGACTACTGAGCTAAAAAATCCCGTTAATAACGACCTATTGGCAGAACTCAATAATAAGCATTATTTAATCGTCCATAACTTTACACAAAAGCAGTTTTATTATGACTCTATCAAACAGATGATTTTTGACGGAATTGAACAAATTGAAGGAGTTGAATGCCGCCGCTCTATTGAAAAACATGGCTTGGCTACCATGCACAAATATTTTCCTGTAGATAAAGTTTTCTACTTAGATATATTTATTAGAAAGCATATTCACCGATTGCAGATGGAGCTAGCTTACTCATTCTGCAAAAATGATTTGAAGGTATCTACTGAGTTTTTTATAGCGCCAGAGGCTTTAGTAGTTAAAATTTGTTATCCATTTGAGGTAGCTGTAAAATCAAAAGTTACTTACCAGCAATACGAACAATATCAAGCTCAACAATTAAAGTTATCAAAACCATTTAACCTTAAAGAATCTCTAAAAGCCGTTAAAGTCAAGACCAAAAATCTGCTCCAAAAACCTCAGACTCACGTTGGTTATCACGACCATTATCCCTATGCTGCTCATGCTTATGCTCCTCATTTAGATAGTTGGTATAGAGTTCCATTAAATGGGATAAATCTGTGGTGGGCGATTGCGGGTGTCCAAGAAGATAATAGTATGGTTTTTTATCCGGAAGCCTTTGGAAGGTATATTCAGTATCAGCGAGATATTGCTTATATTCCTCCCGGAAATACACTGCCTAAACCACATAAATTACAGCTTCAAGATGGGAGTATTTTTGTATTTAATTCCGATTTATTACATGGAAGTCACTTGAATATTTCAAACCTCACCAGAATTGCGCTCAGTCCCCGAGTAATTTTGCAAAAACCTACCTTTTATCCTGATTCTTCAAACCGAGAATATAGTGGCTGGCATTCCTCTAAAGATATTGGTAGAGGAGAGTTTGAAAAACTGATTAAGTTTCCTAAAAAGGAGAACTGGGGTACTCTCTATGAAGGTAGACAAAAGCCTTATGTAGAAAAACGGATATCCATTACACTAAACTCTAGCCTTTCTGAAGTAACACCGATCGCTTTGTGTCCTTCGGATACTCTTAGCGTTGGCGAAAAAATGCTAGTGAATTTCCGCCGAGAAAGTATTGTCATTCTCAGAACCATTGAAGGACTAAGAGCTGTGAGTGCGCTTTGCCCTCATCTCAAGGCTAACTTAATTGATGGGTTTCATGATGAACAGCATATTTATTGTCCGGGACATGCCGTTACCTTTTCTTTAACCGATGGTTCATCTAAGTGCAACTTACTCAAGGTACGGGTTTATAACGTGTATGATCACGATGGTCAAATCTTAATCGAGAAAGCCGTAAATCAATTGGATGCCCATCTCGACAAAAGCCATTGCACTGAACTCTAACTTGGAGAGTTAATAGGAAAATTTGGTGAACGACTCTTATCAATAAGCTTGCTGATATCGCTAGACGGCCTTACATCAGTCAAGAGCGAATAGAATAGACGCGATCGCACACTAGCGCAATGGAAGGTTCAAGCTGTACGTTGCTAAACAAACTCTCCTGTTCTTGACAAGGACTGAAGGCAGACAAGGCTTGGAAAACCAGCACAGGAACGCGAAATTCCCGGATCAGGTAGGGAAATCCGAATCACTCTTAGGGGGTAATCCGAGGAACAAAACCCCCTGCGATCGCACAAAATCACACTTGAAGACCTTTTAAATCACTAAACTACACCTATGACGATCCTAGAACAGGGCAATATCACTATTCATACAGAAAATATCTTTCCCATTATCAAGAAGTCGCTCTACACCGACCACGAAATCTTCTTGCGGGAACTGATCTCTAATTCCGTCGATGCCATCCAAAAGTTGAAAATGGTCTCCTACGCCGGCGAAGTTGACGGTGAGTTGGAAGAACCAGAAATTGTTATCACCATTGATAAAGACAACAAAACCCTATCCATCTCTGATAATGGGATTGGCATGACCGCCGATGAGGTGAAAAAATACATTAACCAAGTCGCCTTTTCCAGTGCCGAGGAATTTATCCAGAAATATCAAAAAGACGCTGATCAACAGATTATCGGTCACTTCGGTTTAGGCTTCTACTCCTCCTTCATGGTGGCGAAGAAGGTGGAAATTGATACCCTCTCCTATAGAGCAGGAGCGCAGGCGGTACACTGGTCTTGTGACGGTTCCCCAGCTTTTGAGTTAACCGATTCCACCCGTACCCAGCGCGGGACGACTGTAACTCTGACCCTGCAAGACGAGGAACAGGAATACATTGAAGCGATGCGGATTAAGCAGTTGGTGAAAGCCTACTGTGATTTTATGCCCGTGTCGATCAAGCTCGATGGCGAACAAATTAACAAGCAGCGGGCACTTTGGAAGGAATCACCGCAAAGCCTGACCACAGAAGATTATTTAGAGTTCTATCGTTATCTTTACCCTTTCCAAGAAGACCCGCTACTGTGGGTGCATCTGAACACAGACTATCCTTTCCTGCTTAACGGCATTCTCTACTTCCCCAAACTCAAGCCCGATGTGGATGTGA of the Allocoleopsis franciscana PCC 7113 genome contains:
- a CDS encoding CHAT domain-containing protein, which codes for MLLSSVAATATATSVSIAQQPATSSPNTNTTDEQQAFAQAQQLFEQAQQLQEQGTAESRQQALAKYQEALSIWQKLAVNEAPPYIAKSFEATTLLVIGTIYYAQNEPQKALDYFNGGLVVSRELKNRLQQVIARVSTDNTGTNSDDKQKLLDSYKQSLANTNFAEANLLDSIGSAYSSLGENQKAIEYFKQAESLFRAEKKPASEAMTLSNIGHAYFNLGEAQKALDAYEQALEIQRAEKDTAVQAQTLQAIARINANLGESQKALAAYTQALEIQQQRQDFSGQADILTRIGALHYSLGEYQKALDSYNQALKLWQAAQGNLSGTALTFNLSQQALILTGIAGTYASSGFGDYSKALELYNQARSLYQKAGNQYGEASLLLGIGSVYNQLGEIQNALGVLNQALVLWRAISAPEGEAFTWGNIADIYHSMGEPQKALDSYNQALDIQRRVKDRSGEAITLNSIAGVYKSLGDYQLSIDTNTQALEIFKSIGDRPRQVSTLDNIGSVYQAAKDYQKSLDYHNQALALARNNNNFWQQASVLLSMVKAYESLNDYPKALDAANQTLSLSRQQHDSYREALALAMSGRVYLKSGAYHKAREATQQAVIGYQKVGFRRGEANAVHNLGKVYNALRQYEKALSTYDRALVLWRELGDRTGEADTLYNVAITQRDRGNLNAARTQIEEAVKIVEDIRTRVTSQELRTSYFASVQNYYQFYIDVLMQLHKKDPSQGYDALALHASERARARSLLELLTEANANIRQGVEPKLLEQERTLQQKLDALEKRRIELFSGQYTDAQVQAIEKETAALLAEYRQVQEQIRRTSPRYAALTQPQPLTLAEIQQQVLDDDTMLLEYSLGEERSYLWAVTTTSISSYELPKREEIENAAKEFYQLLKNQAYRLGTQRGLGVEGRPGSSLDTNKVATKLSQMLLAPVATQLRNKRLLVVSDGALQYLPFAALPTPPTPLIKGGASQGGVSQDLVPLLVEHEIINLPSASTLAVLRKETSDRKSAAKAIAVLADPVFGKNDPRLKSSLGQASGTQPEDININRRALELSATTANISFNRLPFTRKEAEQILALVPATERMQAFDFAANRAIATNPELQNYRIVHLATHGILNSTQPELSGVVLSLVDEKGTLQNGFLQLRDIFNLNLPAELVVLSACETGLGKEVKGEGLVGLTRGFMYAGSPRVVVSLWSVGDRATSELMVKFYKKMLQDGLKPAAALRAAQIEMWEQKQWQAPYYWAAFTLQGEWREESNRKEGQPL
- the pyrG gene encoding glutamine hydrolyzing CTP synthase, translated to MTKFVFVTGGVVSSIGKGIVAASLGRLLKSRDYSVSILKLDPYINVDPGTMSPFQHGEVFVTADGAETDLDLGHYERFTDTLMSRLNSVTTGSIYQAVINKERRGDYMGGTVQVIPHITNEIKERIHRVAKNTNPDVVITEIGGTVGDIESLPFLEAIRQFRKDVGRNNVLYMHVTLLPWIPAAGEMKTKPTQHSVKELRSIGIQPDMLVCRCDRPLQPGLKEKLSEFCDVPVASVITSQDASSIYEVPLNLEREGLAHQALELLQLEQREPDLSQWQTIIERLYCPTHEIEIALVGKYIRLNDAYLSVVEALRHAAIAMGSELNVRWVNSEDIEAYGAEHFLAGVNGILVPGGFGCRGVEGKIAAIQYARENKIPFLGLCLGMQCAVIEWAQNVAKLEDANSAEFAPQASNPVINLLPEQQDVVDLGGTMRLGLYPCRLTPNTLAFMLYKEEVIYERHRHRYEFNNAYRNLFLDTGYAISGTSPDGRLVEMIELPQHPFFIATQFHPEFSSRPSAPHPLFQGFIQASGRAAHGEAPIAPSVTSSEPSPAEVSQPMSTVTPS
- a CDS encoding asparagine synthase-related protein, which encodes MANFILIIDPDLERRSHFAQTIEPLLPPVTGLITNSCTTGDFYAGWAASPHAPISWDTDHNGATIIWGDAIKSVEATRIDSRELRTLWNDSLNTSVPCFDGFYAAVAYRPDFGLTVGADLLGLFPVYYYTYRDIILVGSSPELFQHHPLFKKAFNPAGLVGILLTNGLIDGQTLWQNVRRLNAGHSLIWQPSVAPTEVKQYQILSSAPDDSYKNLSFSEHLNIVEQVLDQALRSQIPTGERCSLMLSGGLDSRMIAGFLHRQGVETVALTLGKPSDIEMQCAIPVARTLGLKHYKIEISRDRYPLYADPFIKWEHLANGGNGLMRWGIHPHLTKLAPRVVSGYLIDRIIGGKWTYSLPTQALSFDTYFSQINLWGFAPQLLETLLHKDVFGDLVQDTLEVIRKIYNSYSDLDFKRTLCFELYHRQRFHIGSIPWQLCFGAWPVLPFLSKQLLETTAAIPVESLMQRRMQKELVCQRFGQLAALPLDRNDYNTEPLKPRQRRPSIARLYRLQQRLQQRWRRLEQKLGYERRYYYRIYDINHPGWQAVRQQAEPYRPLVRHLFDEQVFDSLLPPPDVPVQFRYDAITEASGIKALLGFLLWSKEHL
- a CDS encoding Rieske 2Fe-2S domain-containing protein, with amino-acid sequence MTTELKNPVNNDLLAELNNKHYLIVHNFTQKQFYYDSIKQMIFDGIEQIEGVECRRSIEKHGLATMHKYFPVDKVFYLDIFIRKHIHRLQMELAYSFCKNDLKVSTEFFIAPEALVVKICYPFEVAVKSKVTYQQYEQYQAQQLKLSKPFNLKESLKAVKVKTKNLLQKPQTHVGYHDHYPYAAHAYAPHLDSWYRVPLNGINLWWAIAGVQEDNSMVFYPEAFGRYIQYQRDIAYIPPGNTLPKPHKLQLQDGSIFVFNSDLLHGSHLNISNLTRIALSPRVILQKPTFYPDSSNREYSGWHSSKDIGRGEFEKLIKFPKKENWGTLYEGRQKPYVEKRISITLNSSLSEVTPIALCPSDTLSVGEKMLVNFRRESIVILRTIEGLRAVSALCPHLKANLIDGFHDEQHIYCPGHAVTFSLTDGSSKCNLLKVRVYNVYDHDGQILIEKAVNQLDAHLDKSHCTEL